One genomic region from Cellulomonas fengjieae encodes:
- a CDS encoding OmpL47-type beta-barrel domain-containing protein, whose translation MGVAAQQVSRRSRPVRRALTAALTAALVVPIGIVVATPAGAAPPVPDGAWTDGFDSATLGPRWNVLNDEPSARSLTATPGALTLTALPGDTWQGNNSARNVMTLDIPDGDFSIAVTVQAPVERVFQGAGLIAYQDLDNYVRSGLTFVGDLSPSGVAIETDIETAAIFAADDFEDRPGSTEETLRLTRAGDTVTTARWDEPTTTWVDVNAVEVTFPIEHLGLYALAAQDGTTFPAVFDDVTLVASPGQDVIPDGPFTLRAPGTAPHLTTGADDAIVVAEQRPGDAFVLEATEVTGGITLTAGDRPVAVLPDGRLALGDEPTVLRLTDAGGGRLHLTTADASQAVGIVDGGLLLGDPDDAAGFVLEPFAVGEGTTIAIDGDGTDAEISDRLYGIFYEDINYAADGGLYAELVRNRSFEFNASDNASFTGLTAWDVLDRSGAGTTVGVVDDDGRLNATNRNRAVLVAAAAGDGLRNASYNTGVAVRDGESYDASVWVRTTTAQTLTLAVEGADGSPIASGTVDVDGSDAWRKYEATLTASATTDAGRFVVLAGAPSTLHLDQVSLFPQDTWVGPVNGKSPLRRDLAEKIAALDPSFLRFPGGCVTNVGTFRTYEESGYTDRRRAYQWKETIGPVEERATNWNFWGYNQSYGIGYLEYMELAEDLDAIPLPVLSVGANGCGSTIPEMTDPAQIDRWVQDTLDLIEFATGDVSTTWGAERAELGHPEPFELPYIGLGNEENTTTFEANFPQFRDAIVAAYPDIEIISNSGPDDTGARFDALWEFNREQEVDLVDEHYYNDPSWFLTNTERYDSYDREGPHVFLGEYASRGNTWWNGLTEAAFMTGLERNGDLVELASYAPLLANESYVQWSPDAIWFDNDESWASANYWVQHLFSNQVGDQVVPSTLTTPSVEPQPLDGGVFLSTWNTAAAYDNVRVTSNDGGDVLFQDDFADASAWSPQTGDWSVVDGEYVQSSTTTTDARSIPAGAYEQDWSSYTLELDARKSAGSEGFLVGFAAGGPNDYFWWNLGGWNNTRQALQKADGGGAGEVEAVEGHSIATDQTYRVKVVVEGRHIELYLDGVLQMSYDDPAPAADVFQVVTRDEDSGDLVAKMVNVSAVTQRTQIEVSDADVAPTGSVTEIVAPPGATNTKSAPSTVEPVTREVDGLSPSFGYDLPPYSVTFLTMHTVPADSTAPTVDSLLVSPDPVGDWRAAPATVVATASDDRAVATLETSVDGGAWTASADPATVSVQVEGHGEHIVAVRATDAAGNVSDERSVTFALDAVAPTTSASVDAQRRVTLTGADEGSGVERIEYRLGTGPWTVYADPVQVGASATTVEHRAVDRVGNVGPTTSTAVPAASAVRSTTSVRIEPWLVRRSMQATVVATVRAATGPAPTGEVTATVRPLRLHGDAPVVAHVTRDLTPGASRSSSATLQLPRLPIGLYAVDTRYAGSATVQGSDTWRLLVVLP comes from the coding sequence ATGGGCGTCGCAGCGCAGCAGGTGTCCCGCAGGTCCCGTCCCGTCCGGCGCGCACTGACCGCCGCACTGACCGCCGCGCTCGTGGTGCCCATCGGCATCGTCGTGGCGACCCCGGCGGGCGCCGCGCCACCGGTGCCCGACGGCGCGTGGACCGACGGGTTCGACTCGGCGACGCTCGGCCCGCGCTGGAACGTGCTCAACGACGAGCCGTCGGCACGCTCCCTGACCGCCACCCCCGGCGCGCTGACCCTGACCGCGCTGCCCGGCGACACCTGGCAGGGCAACAACTCCGCACGCAACGTCATGACGCTCGACATCCCGGACGGCGACTTCTCGATCGCCGTCACCGTGCAGGCACCGGTCGAGCGCGTCTTCCAGGGCGCCGGCCTCATCGCCTACCAGGACCTCGACAACTACGTGCGGTCCGGGCTGACGTTCGTCGGTGACCTGTCGCCGTCGGGCGTCGCGATCGAGACCGACATCGAGACCGCGGCGATCTTCGCCGCCGACGACTTCGAGGACCGACCCGGCTCGACGGAGGAGACCCTGCGCCTGACCCGCGCCGGTGACACCGTGACCACGGCACGCTGGGACGAGCCGACCACCACATGGGTCGACGTGAACGCCGTCGAGGTCACGTTCCCGATCGAGCACCTGGGCCTGTACGCGCTCGCCGCGCAGGACGGAACGACGTTCCCCGCCGTGTTCGACGACGTCACCCTCGTGGCGTCCCCGGGGCAGGACGTGATCCCGGACGGACCGTTCACGCTGCGCGCCCCGGGCACCGCCCCGCACCTGACCACCGGCGCCGACGACGCGATCGTGGTCGCCGAGCAGAGGCCCGGCGACGCGTTCGTGCTGGAGGCCACCGAGGTCACCGGCGGGATCACCCTCACGGCCGGCGACCGACCGGTCGCCGTGCTGCCCGACGGGCGACTCGCCCTCGGCGACGAGCCGACGGTCCTGCGGCTGACCGACGCGGGCGGCGGCAGGCTGCACCTGACCACCGCCGACGCGTCGCAGGCCGTCGGCATCGTGGACGGCGGGCTGCTCCTGGGTGATCCCGACGACGCCGCCGGCTTCGTCCTCGAGCCGTTCGCCGTGGGCGAGGGCACGACGATCGCCATCGACGGCGACGGCACCGACGCCGAGATCTCCGACCGGCTCTACGGGATCTTCTACGAGGACATCAACTACGCCGCCGACGGCGGGCTGTACGCCGAGCTGGTGCGCAACCGCTCCTTCGAGTTCAACGCTTCCGACAACGCGAGCTTCACCGGCCTCACCGCGTGGGACGTGCTCGACCGCAGCGGCGCGGGCACCACGGTCGGCGTGGTCGACGACGACGGGCGGCTCAACGCCACCAACCGCAACCGGGCCGTGCTCGTCGCCGCGGCGGCGGGCGACGGGCTGCGCAACGCGAGCTACAACACGGGCGTCGCGGTCCGCGACGGAGAGTCCTACGACGCGAGCGTCTGGGTGCGGACCACCACCGCGCAGACGCTGACCCTCGCGGTCGAGGGGGCCGACGGGTCGCCGATCGCATCGGGCACCGTGGACGTCGACGGCTCGGACGCCTGGCGGAAGTACGAGGCCACGCTGACCGCGAGCGCCACCACCGACGCGGGCCGCTTCGTCGTGCTGGCCGGCGCCCCGTCCACGCTGCACCTCGACCAGGTGTCGCTGTTCCCGCAGGACACCTGGGTGGGACCGGTGAACGGGAAGTCGCCCCTGCGCAGGGACCTGGCCGAGAAGATCGCGGCGCTCGACCCGTCGTTCCTGCGGTTCCCGGGCGGCTGCGTGACCAACGTCGGCACGTTCCGCACCTACGAGGAGTCCGGGTACACCGACCGGCGACGCGCGTACCAGTGGAAGGAGACCATCGGACCGGTCGAGGAGCGCGCCACCAACTGGAACTTCTGGGGCTACAACCAGTCGTACGGCATCGGGTACCTGGAGTACATGGAGCTCGCCGAGGACCTGGACGCCATCCCGCTGCCCGTGCTGTCGGTCGGCGCCAACGGCTGCGGCAGCACGATCCCCGAGATGACCGACCCCGCGCAGATCGACCGGTGGGTGCAGGACACGCTCGACCTCATCGAGTTCGCCACGGGTGACGTGTCCACCACGTGGGGCGCCGAGCGCGCAGAGCTGGGACACCCGGAGCCGTTCGAGCTGCCGTACATCGGTCTCGGCAACGAGGAGAACACGACCACGTTCGAGGCCAACTTCCCGCAGTTCCGGGACGCGATCGTCGCCGCCTACCCGGACATCGAGATCATCTCCAACTCCGGTCCCGACGACACCGGCGCCCGGTTCGACGCCCTCTGGGAGTTCAACCGCGAGCAGGAGGTGGACCTGGTCGACGAGCACTACTACAACGACCCGAGCTGGTTCCTCACCAACACCGAGCGGTACGACTCCTACGACCGCGAGGGTCCGCACGTGTTCCTCGGCGAGTACGCGTCCCGCGGGAACACCTGGTGGAACGGCCTGACCGAGGCCGCGTTCATGACCGGGCTGGAGCGCAACGGCGACCTGGTCGAGCTCGCGTCGTACGCCCCGCTGCTGGCCAACGAGTCGTACGTGCAGTGGTCGCCGGACGCCATCTGGTTCGACAACGACGAGTCGTGGGCCAGCGCCAACTACTGGGTGCAGCACCTGTTCTCGAACCAGGTAGGCGACCAGGTGGTGCCCAGCACGCTGACGACGCCGTCGGTCGAGCCGCAGCCGCTGGACGGCGGGGTGTTCCTGTCCACCTGGAACACCGCCGCGGCCTACGACAACGTGCGCGTGACCAGCAACGACGGCGGTGACGTCCTGTTCCAGGACGACTTCGCGGACGCGTCGGCCTGGTCCCCGCAGACGGGGGACTGGTCGGTGGTCGACGGTGAGTACGTGCAGTCGAGCACGACGACGACCGACGCCCGCAGCATCCCGGCCGGCGCCTACGAGCAGGACTGGAGCAGCTACACGCTCGAGCTCGACGCCCGCAAGTCGGCCGGCTCCGAGGGCTTCCTCGTCGGGTTCGCCGCCGGTGGCCCGAACGACTACTTCTGGTGGAACCTGGGCGGCTGGAACAACACCCGCCAGGCCCTGCAGAAGGCGGACGGCGGGGGTGCCGGTGAGGTGGAGGCGGTCGAGGGCCACAGCATCGCGACCGACCAGACCTACCGCGTCAAGGTCGTCGTGGAGGGCCGGCACATCGAGCTCTACCTCGACGGCGTGCTGCAGATGTCCTACGACGACCCGGCGCCCGCGGCGGACGTGTTCCAGGTGGTCACGCGCGACGAGGACAGCGGTGACCTCGTCGCGAAGATGGTCAACGTCTCGGCCGTGACGCAGCGCACGCAGATCGAGGTGTCCGACGCCGACGTCGCGCCGACGGGGTCGGTGACCGAGATCGTCGCCCCGCCCGGAGCCACGAACACCAAGTCGGCGCCGAGCACCGTCGAGCCGGTCACGCGGGAGGTCGACGGGCTGTCGCCGTCCTTCGGCTACGACCTGCCGCCGTACTCGGTGACGTTCCTGACGATGCACACGGTGCCCGCCGACTCGACGGCTCCGACGGTCGACTCGCTGCTGGTCTCCCCCGACCCCGTGGGTGACTGGCGGGCGGCGCCGGCCACCGTCGTGGCGACCGCGTCCGACGACCGCGCCGTGGCCACGCTCGAGACCTCGGTCGACGGCGGCGCCTGGACGGCGTCCGCCGACCCGGCCACGGTGTCGGTGCAGGTCGAGGGCCACGGCGAGCACATCGTCGCGGTCCGCGCGACGGACGCCGCGGGCAACGTCTCCGACGAGCGCTCCGTGACGTTCGCGCTCGACGCGGTCGCCCCGACGACGTCCGCGAGCGTCGACGCCCAGCGGCGCGTCACGCTCACGGGCGCCGACGAGGGCTCCGGCGTGGAGCGGATCGAGTACCGGCTGGGAACCGGGCCGTGGACCGTCTACGCCGACCCGGTCCAGGTCGGTGCCTCCGCCACCACGGTGGAGCACCGGGCGGTCGACCGGGTGGGCAACGTCGGCCCGACGACGAGCACCGCCGTCCCGGCCGCGAGCGCCGTCCGCTCGACGACGTCGGTCCGGATCGAGCCGTGGCTGGTCCGGCGGTCCATGCAGGCCACGGTCGTCGCCACGGTCCGGGCCGCGACCGGACCGGCGCCCACCGGCGAGGTGACCGCGACGGTGCGGCCGCTGCGCCTGCACGGTGACGCCCCGGTCGTCGCGCACGTCACGCGCGACCTGACACCCGGCGCGTCGAGGTCGTCGAGCGCCACGCTGCAGCTGCCGCGGCTGCCGATCGGTCTCTACGCGGTCGACACCAGGTACGCCGGGTCGGCCACCGTGCAGGGCTCGGACACCTGGCGACTGCTGGTCGTCCTGCCGTGA
- a CDS encoding DUF808 domain-containing protein has translation MAGGLAALLDDIAAIAKLAAASVDDVSAAAGRASAKAVGVVIDDTAVTPRYVHGFSPARELPIVWKIAKGSLRNKLLFILPAALLLSQFVPWLLTPILMVGGTYLAFEGAEKIWELISGHAKEHTTVPVAAKGEDSEKSMVGGAIRTDLILSTEIMVIALNEVSHEPFLARTIILAVVALLITAVVYGVVALIVKMDDIGLHLAERSSRAASAIGRGLVKAMPKVLSVLSTVGIVAMLWVGGHILLVGVDDLGWHAPIDLLHQLEHLVDGVPGVGGFLAWLIDTLGSAIVGALVGAVVVAIMHVIPKRKKPVAAH, from the coding sequence ATGGCTGGCGGTCTCGCCGCACTGCTGGACGACATCGCCGCGATCGCGAAGCTCGCCGCGGCGTCCGTCGACGACGTCAGCGCGGCAGCCGGCCGGGCGAGCGCGAAGGCCGTCGGCGTGGTCATCGACGACACCGCCGTGACCCCGCGCTACGTGCACGGGTTCAGCCCTGCCCGCGAGCTCCCGATCGTGTGGAAGATCGCCAAGGGGTCGCTGCGCAACAAGCTGCTGTTCATCCTGCCCGCGGCACTGCTGCTCAGTCAGTTCGTCCCGTGGCTGCTCACGCCGATCCTCATGGTCGGCGGCACGTACCTCGCGTTCGAGGGTGCCGAGAAGATCTGGGAGCTGATCAGCGGTCACGCCAAGGAGCACACCACCGTCCCGGTGGCGGCCAAGGGCGAGGACAGCGAGAAGTCGATGGTGGGCGGCGCGATCCGCACCGACCTGATCCTGTCCACCGAGATCATGGTGATCGCGCTCAACGAGGTCTCCCACGAGCCGTTCCTGGCCCGCACGATCATCCTCGCGGTCGTGGCGCTCCTGATCACGGCCGTCGTCTACGGCGTCGTGGCGCTCATCGTGAAGATGGACGACATCGGGCTGCACCTCGCCGAGCGGTCCAGCCGTGCCGCCTCGGCGATCGGGCGTGGCCTGGTCAAGGCGATGCCCAAGGTCCTGTCGGTGCTGTCGACCGTCGGCATCGTCGCGATGCTCTGGGTCGGCGGGCACATCCTGCTCGTGGGGGTCGACGACCTCGGCTGGCACGCGCCGATCGACCTCCTGCACCAGCTCGAGCACCTGGTCGACGGCGTGCCGGGCGTCGGCGGCTTCCTCGCGTGGCTGATCGACACCCTCGGGTCGGCCATCGTCGGCGCCCTGGTGGGCGCGGTCGTCGTCGCGATCATGCACGTGATCCCCAAGCGCAAGAAGCCCGTCGCGGCCCACTGA
- a CDS encoding GH25 family lysozyme, translating into MPSRRPVRVVLTAAAAMLIVLAVGLVLAERGVLWPNRLVAAGYEVRGIDVSSYQGTIDWPTIARQDVDFAYVKATEGSSFIDRRFEANLRGAREAGLLVGAYHFFSFESSGRAQAAHVLATVPDDEDLLPVAIDVESYGSFHANPPDAAAVRTELSALVETLRGRGTEPVIYATRSAYDRYIADGFPDTPIWIRSVYVPPSMSDGRAWTFWQYSHKDRLDGYDGDEAFVDMNVFHGDLGDLRALR; encoded by the coding sequence GTGCCGAGCCGCCGACCCGTCCGCGTCGTGCTGACCGCCGCAGCCGCGATGCTCATCGTGCTCGCGGTCGGGCTCGTGCTTGCCGAACGGGGCGTGCTGTGGCCCAACCGCCTCGTCGCGGCAGGGTACGAGGTCCGCGGGATCGATGTCTCCTCGTACCAGGGCACCATCGACTGGCCCACGATCGCCCGGCAGGACGTCGACTTCGCGTACGTGAAAGCCACCGAGGGCTCCTCATTCATAGACCGGCGCTTCGAGGCGAACCTGCGCGGAGCTCGCGAGGCCGGGCTGCTGGTCGGCGCGTACCACTTCTTCAGCTTCGAGAGCAGCGGCCGGGCGCAGGCTGCGCACGTGCTCGCGACGGTGCCGGACGACGAGGACCTCCTCCCGGTCGCGATCGACGTCGAGTCGTACGGGTCGTTCCACGCCAACCCCCCTGACGCGGCGGCAGTCCGGACGGAGCTTTCCGCGCTCGTCGAGACCCTGCGCGGGCGCGGGACCGAGCCCGTCATCTACGCGACCCGGAGTGCGTACGACAGGTACATCGCCGACGGGTTCCCGGACACGCCGATCTGGATCCGGTCGGTGTACGTGCCGCCGAGCATGTCGGACGGTCGAGCGTGGACGTTCTGGCAGTACTCGCACAAGGATCGCCTCGATGGGTACGACGGCGACGAGGCGTTCGTCGACATGAACGTCTTCCACGGAGACCTCGGCGACCTGCGCGCCCTGAGGTGA
- a CDS encoding MerR family transcriptional regulator yields the protein MRIGEVARRAGVSARALRYYEEQGLLASERTHSGQRTYPESAVERVRLIQQLFTAGLPSRTILLLMPCIDAGTASPEVFELMAKERARITAAMSDLAAARDALDHVIEIAHHPTPEHCPALREPAWTTYTAPAAV from the coding sequence GTGCGCATCGGCGAGGTCGCACGGCGGGCCGGGGTGAGCGCCCGGGCCCTGCGCTACTACGAGGAGCAGGGGCTGCTCGCCTCGGAACGCACCCACAGCGGCCAGCGCACCTACCCCGAGTCGGCGGTCGAACGTGTCCGGCTGATCCAGCAGCTGTTCACCGCAGGCCTGCCCAGCCGAACGATCCTGCTGCTCATGCCGTGCATCGACGCCGGGACCGCCTCCCCGGAGGTGTTCGAGCTCATGGCGAAGGAGCGCGCGCGGATCACCGCCGCCATGTCCGACCTCGCCGCCGCGCGGGACGCCCTCGACCACGTGATCGAGATCGCCCACCATCCGACTCCCGAGCACTGCCCAGCCCTTCGGGAGCCCGCCTGGACGACGTACACCGCCCCCGCCGCGGTGTGA
- a CDS encoding YqgE/AlgH family protein: protein MTDDTALRGRLLVATPSLRDPTFHRTVILLLDHGPDGAVGVVLNRPSAVDVGAVLPEWHAHVSDPPRLFHGGPVGLDGAMGVAPIQRSADQSPDVDRLTGRFGLVDLDAPPESVTQHVGGVRVFAGHAGWGEGQLEDELAERSWFVVDAVADDVLTPDPTQLWRRVLRRQGGDLAIVSTYAEDASLN, encoded by the coding sequence ATGACCGACGACACCGCCCTGCGGGGTCGACTCCTCGTCGCAACCCCGAGCCTGCGCGACCCCACCTTCCACCGGACCGTGATCCTGCTGCTCGACCACGGCCCGGACGGTGCGGTCGGCGTGGTGCTCAACCGGCCGTCCGCGGTCGACGTGGGCGCGGTCCTGCCCGAGTGGCACGCGCACGTGAGCGATCCGCCGCGGCTGTTCCACGGCGGGCCGGTCGGGCTGGACGGGGCGATGGGCGTCGCGCCGATCCAGCGCAGCGCCGACCAGTCCCCCGACGTGGACCGGCTCACCGGCCGGTTCGGGCTCGTGGACCTGGACGCACCGCCGGAGTCGGTCACGCAGCACGTGGGTGGCGTCCGGGTGTTCGCCGGGCACGCGGGCTGGGGCGAGGGCCAGCTGGAGGACGAGCTGGCCGAGCGGTCCTGGTTCGTGGTCGACGCGGTGGCCGACGACGTGCTGACCCCCGACCCGACGCAGCTGTGGCGGCGCGTGCTGCGCCGCCAGGGCGGTGACCTGGCCATCGTGTCCACCTACGCCGAAGATGCCAGCCTCAACTGA
- a CDS encoding DUF7455 domain-containing protein: MTATTVDLPTTTTTTELTHQDRCDRCGAQAYVRATLPAADGLELLFCGHHFRAHEPKLVAAGAVIHDERHRIDEKTDD; this comes from the coding sequence GTGACCGCCACGACTGTCGACCTTCCGACCACCACCACAACCACCGAGCTCACCCACCAGGACCGGTGCGACCGCTGCGGTGCGCAGGCGTACGTGCGGGCCACGCTGCCCGCCGCCGACGGGCTCGAGCTGCTCTTCTGCGGTCACCACTTCCGGGCCCACGAGCCCAAGCTGGTCGCCGCGGGTGCCGTGATCCACGACGAGCGCCACCGTATCGACGAGAAGACGGACGACTGA
- a CDS encoding BCCT family transporter, with translation MRTGSTDSQSARTSAAQRARAARILKEVNSPDLLGSPHPALLPGIGVEQTRISFRIDKVVFVVAAAVAFAVIAWGLLRPAGLAEFAVAAFEIVTVDFGWFFGVLIVVVLVFMMWLGFGRHRAVRLGQDDEKPEFSTVSWVAMLFSAGIGIGLLFYGPLEPMAFFLSPPPAFVGIEPGSGQAMHVALAQTVFHWGPAAWALYALVGGAVAYAAYRKGRRPLMSALLEPVFGERSHGILGKVVDVFAIVVTLFGTAVSLGIGALQIGRGIEIVSGVGPLGNAVIVGIITVLAVAFIFSAVSGLKRGIRALSNINMVLAGLLGLFILIVGPTILLLNLVPGVLMTFVSELPVMMGQSAATSPDAQEFMSAWSTYYWAWWVSWTPFVGMFIAKISRGRTLREFVTAVIVVPSALCLVWFTVVGGTAMWLEQTRSAMNASESGQDMLFALLRELPFGAVTSVLAMISVVIFFVTSADSASIVMASLSEQGNPAPQRWTTVVWGATLAAVAAVLLVGGGQVALSGLQSLMMVSALPFAVVLILVMVAWAKDLARDPLTLRRRYAREALDQGVRAGIEEHGDDFVIGVVPTAPDEGAGSWLDTEDPALSDWYRPDEGGAEPPPARPTPPSAPLSRD, from the coding sequence ATGCGCACCGGATCGACCGATAGTCAGTCCGCCCGAACCTCGGCCGCCCAGCGCGCACGCGCTGCGCGGATCCTGAAGGAGGTCAACTCTCCCGACCTCCTCGGCAGTCCGCACCCTGCGCTGCTGCCCGGGATCGGCGTCGAGCAGACGCGCATCTCCTTCCGGATCGACAAGGTGGTGTTCGTCGTCGCGGCGGCCGTCGCGTTCGCCGTGATCGCCTGGGGCCTGCTGCGCCCGGCCGGTCTGGCGGAGTTCGCGGTCGCGGCCTTCGAGATCGTCACCGTGGACTTCGGATGGTTCTTCGGCGTCCTGATCGTCGTCGTGCTGGTGTTCATGATGTGGCTGGGTTTCGGTCGGCACCGGGCCGTCCGCCTGGGCCAGGACGACGAGAAGCCCGAGTTCTCCACGGTCTCCTGGGTGGCGATGCTGTTCTCGGCGGGCATCGGGATCGGGCTGCTGTTCTACGGCCCGCTGGAGCCGATGGCGTTCTTCCTCAGCCCTCCGCCCGCGTTCGTGGGCATCGAGCCGGGCAGCGGCCAGGCGATGCACGTCGCGCTCGCGCAGACGGTGTTCCACTGGGGGCCGGCCGCCTGGGCGTTGTACGCGCTGGTCGGCGGTGCCGTCGCCTACGCGGCGTACCGCAAGGGCCGCAGGCCGCTGATGTCCGCGCTGCTCGAGCCCGTCTTCGGGGAACGCAGCCACGGCATCCTCGGCAAGGTCGTCGACGTGTTCGCGATCGTGGTGACGCTGTTCGGCACCGCCGTCTCGCTGGGCATCGGCGCGCTGCAGATCGGCCGCGGGATCGAGATCGTGAGCGGCGTCGGCCCCCTCGGCAACGCGGTGATCGTCGGCATCATCACCGTTCTCGCCGTCGCCTTCATCTTCTCGGCGGTCTCCGGGCTCAAGCGCGGCATCCGCGCGCTGTCGAATATCAACATGGTCCTCGCCGGCCTGCTGGGGTTGTTCATCCTGATCGTCGGCCCGACGATCCTCCTGCTGAACCTCGTGCCGGGCGTCCTGATGACGTTCGTGAGCGAGCTGCCGGTGATGATGGGCCAGTCCGCGGCCACGTCGCCCGACGCGCAGGAGTTCATGAGCGCCTGGAGCACCTACTACTGGGCGTGGTGGGTGTCGTGGACGCCGTTCGTCGGGATGTTCATCGCCAAGATCAGCCGCGGCCGGACACTGCGGGAGTTCGTCACCGCCGTCATCGTCGTGCCGAGCGCGTTGTGCCTGGTCTGGTTCACGGTCGTCGGCGGCACCGCCATGTGGCTCGAGCAGACCAGGTCGGCGATGAACGCGAGCGAGTCCGGGCAGGACATGCTGTTCGCGCTGCTGCGTGAGCTGCCGTTCGGCGCGGTGACCTCGGTCCTCGCGATGATCTCGGTCGTCATCTTCTTCGTCACCAGCGCCGACTCCGCCTCCATCGTGATGGCCAGCCTGTCCGAGCAGGGCAACCCCGCCCCGCAGCGGTGGACGACGGTTGTGTGGGGAGCGACGCTCGCAGCCGTCGCGGCTGTCCTGCTGGTGGGCGGGGGGCAGGTCGCGCTCTCGGGCCTGCAGAGCCTCATGATGGTCTCGGCCCTGCCGTTCGCCGTGGTGCTCATCCTCGTCATGGTCGCGTGGGCCAAGGACCTGGCGCGTGATCCGCTGACGCTGCGGCGCCGCTACGCGCGCGAGGCTCTCGACCAGGGCGTGCGGGCCGGCATCGAGGAGCACGGCGACGACTTCGTGATCGGTGTCGTTCCGACCGCGCCGGACGAGGGCGCGGGCTCCTGGCTCGACACCGAGGACCCCGCCCTCAGCGACTGGTACCGGCCCGACGAGGGAGGCGCCGAACCTCCGCCGGCCCGGCCCACCCCGCCGTCCGCTCCACTGTCCCGGGACTAG